The nucleotide sequence TAGGTAATCTAAGTAAATATTTGCTAGTAATGGAGATATCACACCTCCTTGAGGACTTCCCAGTTCACTTTGAACAACTATCCCATCCTTCATTACTCCTGCTTCTAGCCATTTTCGTATAAGCTTAATTACTCTCCTATCACTTATTCGTCTTTCAACTAGCAGTAATAATTTCATATGATTTATATTATCAAAGTATCCTGATATATCTGCATCTAACACCCACATTCCTTTGTTATTACAAGCTCGCCTTATTTTATCAAGTGCTTGATGCTGATTTTTCTTAGGTCTAAATCCATAAGAACATTCCTTGAAATTAGCTTCAAAAACAGGTTCTATCACTATCTTTGTTGCTGTTTGTATTATTCTATCTTTTACTGTGGGAATTCCTAGAGGTCTTACCTTTCCATTATCCTTCGGAATTTCTTTTCTTAATACTGGTGGTGGATTATATGTTCCTTTTGATATTTGAATTTGTATTTCCTCTAATATCTTTTCTACCCCAATATCTTCAATGTCTGCTATAGTTTGTTCATCTACTCCTGCACTTCCTTTATTAGTTTTGACTTGTTTCCATGCCTTCTCAAGTACATCTTTTCTATATATCTTATCGTATAAAGCATGAAACCTTCTGCTTTTATTACTCTTGGCTGATTGGTATAGTTTCCTTTGAAGTTGTCGAACTTTATCTATGGTGTCGTTAGTCTTTTGGACATTCACTCACTCTTACCTCCTCAGAAAACGTGAACAAAGTAGGGAACCTTTCCTAAGAATGGTTTTGTTGTCCATTCCATATTTGGTACTATGTTCCCCTCCGACTCCCTCCCTACTAGAATGTAATTTCACCTATCGGCTTATATGCATCTGCTTTACAGCTATCGCTGTGTAAAGTAGGGTCTCCCCAGTTCCATAATTTACTTTCGATACATACCGCTCCCCATACACCAGAGGATTCTTCTGTGCTGTAATCCAAGTTCTTCACACATTCCATGGACTTCATCTTAAGACAAGAGACTCGTCTTCCTCTTTTCTCCCTAACGGGTTGAGATAACAGT is from Inediibacterium massiliense and encodes:
- the ltrA gene encoding group II intron reverse transcriptase/maturase; translation: MNVQKTNDTIDKVRQLQRKLYQSAKSNKSRRFHALYDKIYRKDVLEKAWKQVKTNKGSAGVDEQTIADIEDIGVEKILEEIQIQISKGTYNPPPVLRKEIPKDNGKVRPLGIPTVKDRIIQTATKIVIEPVFEANFKECSYGFRPKKNQHQALDKIRRACNNKGMWVLDADISGYFDNINHMKLLLLVERRISDRRVIKLIRKWLEAGVMKDGIVVQSELGSPQGGVISPLLANIYLDYLDTVWEKHYKHLGKLIRFCDDFVVVCKNYKDVKHTHKAISLIMQRLELNLNKSKTKIISLWEGKEGFDFLGFHNRKVKTKTIDGRIYYTLIQWISNQSIKKIYDKVKKTLDRKTLYVSSKEMVKTLNRKIIGWRNYYGLSPFNKLVKIDKYIRKRLVIWFNNKRQARKRKEFYEIVSRFND